From the genome of Nicotiana tabacum cultivar K326 chromosome 17, ASM71507v2, whole genome shotgun sequence:
CCTGAAGATGCCCATTGTTGAATAGACGGGCCACTTCTTTCGTTAGCTGTCGACAATCTTCGGTCCCGTGACCGTGAGTATCGTGGTATTTACATATCAAGTCGTGATCCCTGTGTGCGGGATCGGACTGAAGTGGCATTGGCCATTTTGTCACCTTGACGCGGCCAATGGCCGACACTATACTcgttgtttgttgatattattgtgaTTTGTCCGTCCTAATGAGAGACTATCCAGTTCACCAATTATTTTTACTCGAAGGCAAAGTGTGACTGTGTTGCGTATATAGTAAGACGACGAATTCGAAAGTTGACGGATCAATCAGAACAAAATACTTGAGGCTTAAGAGATTTTCAAGTGATTGGTATCTGGTGGTAATACTTGAACTCTCCTCTAGCATTATTGAGACCAAAGGATCCCTTTCCAGTTATGTTGTTGCAAAGACATCTTATATTATTAAACTTTTTTATTAGGACTCACTCATCTGTTTTTCCTACCTATCTGCTTTATTATCTTTTGACTTGTGGACATCTGTTGTTAGAAGAGAGTATGAAAAACGAAGGAATTATAATAAATTTTTTTGAAGTAAGAAACGGTAACTGTGTCATCTTGGACAATAGGCGTTTGGATAATATTTGGTTgaagaaaaaaatagtatttgaagttaaaataaatgaataaaaaataGCAGATACTAGAATATCATTTATCAGTCACTCaaattataaaagaaaagaaacttcAATTCTAATTGGCCCTAATTAGTCTTATCCTATATTTTGATAAAGGCAATTGGAAAGTTGAAACTATGACTATTTCCTTCTACTTCGAGACTAAGAAATTAGTAGCTACATGGACTATGCCATGAAATTTCCAACCATATTCATGGGAATCCACTATCTCCTACACTAATTAAATAAAGACTTGTACCTACTTGTTTTCTGTCTTCATTCTCATTTGTCAGTTCATATACTATCTCCTACACTCCTTCTCTAGCAATTCCAATTACCAATTAAAGAGAAAAGATGATCACAGAGCTGTTCCAGAAGAGGCTTAATGCCTTTTACATATATTGGATTCAACACAAGAAACAACTATGGGGAAATTCTGATGTTGTGGTCATTCACACCCCACCAAAATTAGCTAAGTTCTCCAATCCAAAATCATCCTCCTTCTTTTTATGGCTATTAGGTTATGACTTTACTGATACAACTGTAATCTTCACTCCTTATGGAATTTACTTCCTCTGCACCCATATAAACTTTTCCAAGCTCCGTGAATTTTGTTCTTGTGACACGGGGACACAGAAAATCCCAACTTCAGTTCAACTGAAAGACAAGACCGATGATGGATTCTTGATCATTGATGCTATGATACGTGACGCTAGAAATATTCGTAACGACAAGGCCTTTGTTGATATTGATAAGGAGTATCCCTTTGTGGTTGGTTACGTAGAAGGCGAGTACCCAAAATCGAAGCTTTTCTTGAATTGTATTAATAAATTAGAACCAACTAAGTATCAGGCTGCCGCTGTGAATTTTGGTGTTGATGCGATGTTTAGCGTGGTTGATAAGCAAAATGTTGGACCCTCCGCGTGTTTGGATGAGAAATTGGTGTCCATATCAGCAAATAAATCagtgctgcaggaaaacaaagctAACGGCCAGTCACGTAAATCTGAAGAAAAGAATATATTGCCGGAGTCTTGTTCACTTATGGACAGTGATTTGGAGCATAAATTGCAATTTGATGCAGTCAATTTGTCAAgcaaactagaaggaaacaagaTATTGCTTGAGAAGGAAGTTGTAGTTATGGATCATGACGATGATGGAGATTGGATGCTAATTGAAGGAAGGAAGAAGTTCAAGAAACAAACGTGGCTAATAAACTTAGCTGGAAAAGGTATTGCTATTCAGAATGTGTCCATCTTTATTGgagtattctgtatttcatatatTCTGCTGTAGGCTCTAACTTTTATCTCATTGTTTACTGTTTTATTAGGTGGATCATGGATAAAACATCAAAATCATTTGGTATTAGGGATAAAACAAAGATTAAGGCTTCCTCCCACTAATGTGCATGCGGTCTCTTCTCATTAGTTGCTAGCATCAGTTTGTGCATGACAGTGCTCTTGCTTCTTCGTCAATATTTgtagttttgttgttgttgttgtacaattTGTGATATTGAAGTTAAAAATAAACAGGAAGGAAAGAGTCCCACATTGAAGTGTGATTAGCAAAGTCATCTTATCTTTTACCGTTAATATAACTGGTAACAGGCTTGTTATATCCCATAATCGGTAATGCCTCAAGCTTACCTTTttctattccttttttttttatgttcTATCGTCCTTTATCAAATTTCTATTGTAACATTTTTTACCTTCAGAAAGTTAAGTTTGTTCATAGTTTCTTGTTCACCTATTTCTCAGATGTGGCTTCTCCGGTTCTCATATACTTTGATGACCTTCCATTGATATACTTCCTAACTGGGAATCAGGAAGCAACTCCCTCGCTGAAATTAGTTTTGCATTTGAAAGAAGTTGTGATTGATTATGTTAATTTTGTATTGGACGAATACTTTGGCGCGAGAATGTTTACACAAATAACCTTTACGGCTCTCGTAGTCCCACCTGACTACAAGCCAGCCTTCTTTTATCCCAGGGTTTCTAGCACGATTTTGTGCCTATGTCGAAGCTTGCCTCAAAGGCTTAGATTCTCCTGTGCTGCCCGTTTTATGCCAAGGCTTCAGCCTTGTCTGTGGCTGGATCTTGTCCTTGCGCACTCTCGAGGTTTGGCTACGGATATGCCAGTCCCTCCTCTGGCATCAAGCATAACTCTCGAGCGCACAATCCAATCCTCAAGCATGACACTTGCCTTGTGCCTTGGCACATGGCTGTGCTTTGCCGAGTAGGTCAACCTTCAATCCTTGGCCTTTGTCATGTGCGTCTTTCATAAGATGCCTATGGTTATCATATGGAATTGCCAAACATAGCCCTCTCAACATACTTCCATCCCGCATAGTGCGGCATCCTCCCATGACTGCACGTTTAGGGCAACGAACCCTTGTTTCAAGGTTGAACCTAAGCCATGTTCACAAGTCAACAGACGAGGCTCTTAAGAGTGGTGACTTGAGTGTCTAAACGGCAGAGATATTTATCCTTCCCTATGGTAGCCTCCAGGGCCTAGTCGTTCCATACATCAAGCCTCTAACACTAGTTGTGCGCCCAAcgctcactactagaaatccgctaaaaaccgaccaaaaatttctgaccaacgttggtcggtcaaaaaaagcgaTCAAAAACCGTCCAGCTTGGACGGAaactagaaaaaaaatattttatatattttttaaaataaataccgaccaaagttggtcggtaatctggacccaattttttaaattttaataattattttattatttaaaatattttataaaatttaagaatttatatttaaaattaccgaccaacgttggtcggtaatttattTCCTAGAAAataaccgatcaaagttggtcgattattaggtcaaacatggtcaaacttttgaatcacttttatatttactatctaaataatataaatgtaatccgttaacacttttgtaatacaaataatgaatacactaacatatactataacatgttatatatgtagttaaagtagtatAACAAAGCGTGTTATATATACtttattttgtaatacaaatgataaatacactaacatatgctataacaagctatatatagttaaagtattacaatgaagagtgtgtgtgtgtgtgtgtgtgtgtgtgtgtgtgtgtatataaattataatacttaaagaaaagtgaaagcttacatatgcagtcgaggcccggtcctcgacccaccaaCTTTGGTCgagttcttttagggatagacttgtgaagatcctaattagtatatataatttatcatcaaatatatctatttgtaaattgattcatcgacttataacttacttagatgcatcgatgaatattaaaaacaaaacgtttgacctatatcgactaatagtaaaaataaaacgtctcgacctatatcgattaatctatgtcatgcattattagtgatgaatgaatgaaaaatagaagaattaatactgaacatctttgacatgtatatatatatatatatggatcacaaattaaagaaacgaaagaagttattagtattaagtaaacgagttaaattaataggtcaaacatggtcaaacttttaatttgaatcacattaatatttactatctaaataatataaatataatccgataacacttttgtaatacaaataatgaatacactaacatatactataacatgctatatatgtagttaaagtagtacaacgaagcgtgtgtgttatatatataaacacactaacatatactataacaagctatatatatagttaaagtattacaataaagtgtgtgtgtgtgtgtatatgtatatatatatatatatatatatatatatatataggtatagccgtatatatataagaacacgaagcgttAGGACCACGGGGTCAGGTTCTTTAATTTATGgcatagacttgtgaagatcctaattagtatatataatttatcatcaaatatatctatttttaattgattcatcgacttataacttacttagatgcatcgatgaatattaaaaacaaaacgtttgacctatatcgactaatagtaaaaacaaaacgtctcgacctatatcgattaatctatgtcatgcattattagtgatgaacgaatgaaaaaagaagttattagcatcaattacaatatagtgtatgtgtgtgtgagagagaagttactcatatacttaattataacttagaaaatttacttagataaatgctattataatttattaaaagtaaatagttaatataattatttataaaaattatgcttatagtttataattatttataataattttataatattttaataaaaaaaacacaaaaaaaaaaaacaaattagtttttttttaaaaacaaccGACCAAAGCtggtcggtttttggtcaaacagtcaacacttaatgtaccgaccaaatttaccgaccaactttggtcgataatTCTGAAATCAGAATTAAAATACGGGATTTCCCTCATTTCTCttacctttcttctccaaatttcCCCTAACTCCTCACTCAAtaccttcccctctccttctctatttccctcacacaaatccCATTCCCCACCCCACGTCACCACCGCCCAGTTGCCGTCGTCGCCGCGTCGTTCTcgctgccactgccactgccgcgctgcctccttctccacctcctaaaaattcaaggtttgaattacaacttaTTTCTTTGTTAAttctaggttttgttaattagttatgaattagtttcaattgattagtgtttcaattgattatttaacaGTGTATTTTATTGAAATCTAGGGTTTAAgtcttattttaattagttttattaattaattagttttgttaattagttatgaattagtttcaattgatgagtatttcaattttgagtttgtattgtcttgaatagtttatttagaattgaattattaactttatattgtcttgaatagtttagttagactCTAgggtttaggatttgttcttgtgaatcgaacttttagggtattgtcacgacccaaaactaacccctgtcgtgatggcgcctatcgtggaactaggaaagccgactcatttccaaaacaaaccgatatttttattttaaagaaaatttcaaggttatttaacataaacattcatttaaagagttcaaatcaaagaaaaatagaagtgcgaaaaagaaaagcccgacatcggggtgtcactagtcatgagcatatactataatctgtctaacaatatcaaggctaactcagcccagAAGAGTAGGagttgcgatcgccaaacagctaccttgctatctccaaaaCAATCttcaaccagaacactcaataatcgctaccgtgtccagctacacctggatctgcacacaaggtgcagggagtaacgtgagtacgccaattcagtgagtaacaacaataaataaagactgagcagtagtgacgaacaataaagcatataacgttcatatcaggaaatctcagtaaaataccacatgctcttaaaaattaggatttgaatcaaacatctcgtttaaacccagttccagtaaaaaaaaaatcatttaaagacatttttccatcagtttttcaaacaaaggctcaatggaaaggtgagaaaaaatgatgaaatcataaacagcccctcgggcaaaacatcactcatatacagcccctcggaaaaacctcacattcactcatgccactcgggaatacctcacaatcactgtTGCCATTCggtcatacctcacaatcactctttccactcgggcatacctcacaatcactcatgcctcccagtcacttagcactcggcactcgcactaagtaggtacctgcgctcactaggggtgtgtacagactccggaggggctccttcagcccaagcgctataatctgcacggacaactcacgtgcgataataataaagtatgttgtaggcgggcagccccgatccacactcatcctcacaaatcaggctctcgacctcacttagtcataaagTATGATGCAGGCAGgcaccccgatccacactcatcctcacaaatcaagctttcagcctcactcagtcataaagtatgatgcaggcgggcaaccccgatccacactcatcctcactaATCAGGCCACTcgagcatttcagtaaaacagggcattcagcccaaaatatttatatgcatcaaaatatagtcataaaactgagttatgcggtaaacaagtataaacatgactgagtatagattttcaatcgaaaacagtgagaggatgataagaaacagcccctaagggtccaaacagcattggcgcaaggcccaaacatggcattcagcccaatttacagaaattctttctaaaacatataagtatcaaatggtttcaacaaaatatgcaactttacagttgctacgggatggaccaagtcacaaatccccaacaatGCATgctcacacgcccatcacctagcatgtgtgtcacttcaaaatagtagaatgatacgaaattcggggttttataccctcaagactatatttacaatcgttacttacctcaaaacgtgaaactttttactctgctatgcctttgcctcgtaaatcggcctctaaatgcctcgaatctagtcgcaaataatttgtttcagtcaataaaatttattggaattaattccacaagataataatgatttttccataaaaattcgaaaattagctcaaaaatcgcccgtggagcCCACATATCGGAACTcaaaaaaagttacaaaatccgaaagcccattcaaccacgagtctacccataccaattttaccaaaatccgacctcaactcgacccttaaatctacaaatcttatttccaaatttcttagTTCCAATctccaatttacacctcaaaatcatgtaatctagtcggattattcgatgataattcaatattatggagtagaaatgatcacaagggacttacctcaagtttttcttgaaaatatatcaaaaatcgcctcttctcaagctccaatttgtcaaaaatggcaaatgggacgaagtccctatttttataattctgcccagacatcctcggttctgcctcgatcttggccttcgatcgaggtcctcgatcctggtcctcggtcctggccctcgatcctggttctcgatcctggccctcgattatgTCTTCGATTCGGCCTTCGACCGTAACcctcaaccctgggctcgatcatgtcttcgatcgtggccctcgactctaggctcgatcatggcttcgatcgtggccctcgaccctgagctcgatcatgccttcgatcatggccctcgactctgggctcgatcatagcTTCGattgtggccctcgaccctgagctcaaTCTGGGCTTACATCtaggctcgatttctgggcagaagcaatttgcaatagaaggaaattgcagcagctgttctagttcaatatttttatccgttaaccatctgaaactcacccgaggccctcgggacctcaaccaaatataccaacaagtcctaaaacatcatacgaacttagtcaaatcctcaaatcacctcaaacgacgctaaaatcatgaattacaccccaattcaagcctaatggactttgaaatttctaatttctacaaacaactccggaacctatcaaattacgtccgattaacctcaaattttgcacacaagtcctaaatgtataacagaggtattccaattttcagaatcggattccgaccccgatatcaaaaagtcaacctctggtcaaacttctcaataataaaactttcggcatttcaagcctaattcctctacggacttccaaataatattccggacacgctcctaagcccaaaatcaccatacagagctattggaatcatcaaaatttaaattcaaggtcgtttacacataaatccatatccggtccacttttctaactcaaattttcaattatgagactaagtgtctcatttcactcctagttccttccggactcgaacccactaacccgatataacataatatagctgaataacacaaaaagaagtatgaatggggaaaatggggttataaatctcgaaacgaccgaccgggtcgttacatcctccccctcgcaaatcggcctccgaatgcctcgaatctagtcacaaataattttttcagtcaataaaattcattggaattaattccacctccacaggatgacctctccattgcatcTTTACTGAAGTtttatcctttgacctcaaccttcgaacctgccaatcaaaaatagccaccggctctacatcataagtcatatcaccctccaactgaactgtgctgaaatccaaaacatgggacggatctccaatatacttccgtaGCATGGAAACATGCCCCTCTTctcaaacctcataacacccttcacgggcaaggcaaggcaagcttataagccacctctcctatcctctgaagcacctctaAAGGCCCAaagaaccgggggctcaacttgcccctcttctcaaacctcataacacccttcacgggtgataccttcagcaaaaccttctccccaaccataaaagacacatcacggaccttcctatccgtgtagctcttctgcctggactgcgccgtgcgaagccgctcctgaatcaatttcaccttatctaatgcgtcctcgACCAAGtttgtacctaagagcctagcctcacccggctcaaactatccaactggagatctacacctcctcccatacaaagcctcgtacggagccatctgaatactctactgataactgttattatatgcaaactccgcgaatggcagaaactggtcccatgaacccccaaaattaaTGACATAAGCActcaacatgtcctctaatatctgaatagtgcgctcggactgcccgtccgtctgagggtgaaaagttgtgctgaactcaacctgagtacccaactcttgctgcatGGCCCtacaaaactgcgatgtgaactgagtacccttatctgaaatgatggaaactgggacaccatgcaggcgaacgatctctcggatgtaaatttcagccaaccgctctgaagagtaagtagtaccaaatggaattaagtgcgcggacttggtcagccgatccacaataacccaaataacgtcaaacttcctcgaagtccgtgggagtccaactacaaagttcatagtgatccgctcccacttccactctgggatctctaacctctaaagcaagccacccggtctctgatactcatacttaacctgctgacagtttagacaccgagcagtaaacccaactatatccttcttcatccgcctccaccaatagcgttgcctcaaatcctggtacatcttcgcggcacccagatggatggaataccgcgagctgtgggcctcctcaagaatcagctctcgaagcccatctatattaggcacacatatccggccctgcattctcagcaccccgtcatcaccaatagtcacatccctagcatcacctctccgaaccctgtacTAATgaacgagcaagtgagggtcatcatactgacgctccctgatacggtcataaagagaagacctggagaccacacaagccaataccagactaggctccgaaatatccaatctgacaagctagcctgctaaggtctgaacatctaatgccaaagatCTCTCTGCTGTTGGAAGATAtactaaactccccaaactctcttcccggcgactcaaagcatcagacaccacattggccttccccggatggtacaaaatagtgatatcatagtccttaagaagctccaaccatctccgctgatgcaaattaagatccttctgctttaacagatactgcagactccggtgattaATATAGATCTCAAAatgaaccccatataaataatgacgccaaatcttcaaggcgtgaacaatggctgctaactcaagatcatggataggatagttcttatTATGGGTCTtaaactggcgcgaggcatagacaatcaccctaccctcctgcatcaaaacacaaccaatgcct
Proteins encoded in this window:
- the LOC142171535 gene encoding FACT complex subunit SPT16-like translates to MITELFQKRLNAFYIYWIQHKKQLWGNSDVVVIHTPPKLAKFSNPKSSSFFLWLLGYDFTDTTVIFTPYGIYFLCTHINFSKLREFCSCDTGTQKIPTSVQLKDKTDDGFLIIDAMIRDARNIRNDKAFVDIDKEYPFVVGYVEGEYPKSKLFLNCINKLEPTKYQAAAVNFGVDAMFSVVDKQNVGPSACLDEKLVSISANKSVLQENKANGQSRKSEEKNILPESCSLMDSDLEHKLQFDAVNLSSKLEGNKILLEKEVVVMDHDDDGDWMLIEGRKKFKKQTWLINLAGKGGSWIKHQNHLVLGIKQRLRLPPTNVHAVSSH